One region of Eupeodes corollae chromosome 1, idEupCoro1.1, whole genome shotgun sequence genomic DNA includes:
- the LOC129940938 gene encoding acetyl-CoA acetyltransferase, mitochondrial isoform X1: MSAFLKASKVIAQQARNFSSKINDVVIVSAARTPMGSFQSSLAPLSATQLGATAIEAAVQRAGIAKEDVNEVYMGNVVSAGLGQAPARQAAIFAGLPKNVCCTTVNKVCSSGMKAVMIASQTLMLGQAEIIVAGGMESMSNVPYYLKRGGTPYGGVNMIDGIVHDGLWDVYNKFHMGNCAENTAKKMGISRKEQDDFAISSYKRSAQAWADKVFDAEIAPVKIQQKKKGEIIISEDEEFKRVNFDKFGQLTTVFQRENGTVTAGNASTLNDGGAAVVLMTADAAERLKLKPLARIVGFQDAETDPIDFPIAPALAIPRLLEKTGIRKDEVAMWEINEAFALVVAANIKKLDVDPAKVNIHGGAVSLGHPIGMSGARLIVHLSHSLKAGEYGCGSICNGGGGASSILIQKLSHQMPDGKPVLTLYTKDPCPLCDELVDELEAHFKGEYNLEKVYITEKDNLKYLRLYKYDIPVVFLNGQYLCKHRLNKNLLRNKLNELCSY; the protein is encoded by the exons ATGTCTGCATTTCTTAAAGCATCGAAG GTTATTGCTCAGCAAGCACGCAACTTcagctcaaaaataaacgatGTGGTTATCGTATCTGCAGCTAGAACACCAATGGGTAGCTTCCAAAGCTCATTGGCACCACTTTCTGCTACACAATTGGGTGCAACAGCAATCGAGGCTGCCGTACAGAGAGCTGGCATCGCGAAAGAAGATGTCAACGAAGTGTACATGGGAAATGTAGTCTCAGCTGGTTTGGGTCAAGCTCCTGCTCGTCAAGCAGCTATTTTCGCTGGACTCCCTAAGAATGTTTGTTGCACTACAGTAAATAAGGTGTGTTCATCTGGAATGAAGGCAGTAATGATTGCATCACAAACACTGATGTTGGGCCAGGCTGAGATCATTGTAGCTGGTGGTATGGAATCAATGTCCAATGTACCATACTATCTTAAACGTGGTGGAACTCCCTATGGAGGGGTTAATATGATTGATGGTATTGTGCATGACGGTCTGTGGGATGTTTACAACAAGTTCCACATGGGTAATTGTGCCGAAAATACGGCTAAGAAAATGGGCATATCGCGCAAAGAGCAAGATGACTTCGCTATCAGCTCTTACAAGCGTTCGGCGCAAGCATGGGCTGATAAGGTTTTTGATGCTGAAATCGCCCCTGTTAAAATCCAACAAAAGAAGAAGGGAGAAATAATTATTTCTGAGGATGAGGAATTCAAACGAGTTAACTTTGATAAATTTGGACAGTTGACAACGGTGTTTCAGAGAGAGAACGGCACTGTAACAGCTGGAAATGCTTCGACATTGAACGATGGTGGTGCTGCTGTTGTTCTGATGACTGCTGATGCAGCCGAACGTTTAAAACTAAAACCTTTGGCTCGAATTGTTGGCTTCCAAGATGCTGAAACTGATCCAATTGACTTTCCTATTGCTCCAGCACTAGCTATTCCAAGGCTTCTTGAAAAAACTGGCATCCGAAAGGATGAAGTTGCAATGTGGGAAATTAATGAAGCCTTTGCATTAGTTGTTGCagctaatataaaaaaattggatgTTGATCCAGCAAAGGTTAACATCCACGGAGGTGCAGTTTCTCTGGGTCATCCAATTGGAATGTCTGGTGCTAGATTGATAGTTCATCTGTCACATTCCCTCAAAGCTGGAGAATATGGATGTGGTTCGATCTGTAATGGCGGTGGAGGTGCCTCATCAATTCTCATTCAGAAATT atcTCATCAAATGCCTGATGGAAAACCAGTTCTCACATTATACACAAAAGATCCATGTCCATTGTGCGACGAATTGGTAGATGAACTTGAAGCACATTTTAAGGGAGAATATAATCTAGAGAAAGTCTACATAACTGAAAaggataatttaaaatatttgcgtcTCTATAAATATGATATTCCAGTTGTATTTTTGAATGGACAATATTTGTGCAAACATAggttaaacaaaaatcttttacgaaacaaattaaatgaattgtgtagttactag
- the LOC129940938 gene encoding acetyl-CoA acetyltransferase, mitochondrial isoform X2: MSAFLKASKVIAQQARNFSSKINDVVIVSAARTPMGSFQSSLAPLSATQLGATAIEAAVQRAGIAKEDVNEVYMGNVVSAGLGQAPARQAAIFAGLPKNVCCTTVNKVCSSGMKAVMIASQTLMLGQAEIIVAGGMESMSNVPYYLKRGGTPYGGVNMIDGIVHDGLWDVYNKFHMGNCAENTAKKMGISRKEQDDFAISSYKRSAQAWADKVFDAEIAPVKIQQKKKGEIIISEDEEFKRVNFDKFGQLTTVFQRENGTVTAGNASTLNDGGAAVVLMTADAAERLKLKPLARIVGFQDAETDPIDFPIAPALAIPRLLEKTGIRKDEVAMWEINEAFALVVAANIKKLDVDPAKVNIHGGAVSLGHPIGMSGARLIVHLSHSLKAGEYGCGSICNGGGGASSILIQKL; encoded by the exons ATGTCTGCATTTCTTAAAGCATCGAAG GTTATTGCTCAGCAAGCACGCAACTTcagctcaaaaataaacgatGTGGTTATCGTATCTGCAGCTAGAACACCAATGGGTAGCTTCCAAAGCTCATTGGCACCACTTTCTGCTACACAATTGGGTGCAACAGCAATCGAGGCTGCCGTACAGAGAGCTGGCATCGCGAAAGAAGATGTCAACGAAGTGTACATGGGAAATGTAGTCTCAGCTGGTTTGGGTCAAGCTCCTGCTCGTCAAGCAGCTATTTTCGCTGGACTCCCTAAGAATGTTTGTTGCACTACAGTAAATAAGGTGTGTTCATCTGGAATGAAGGCAGTAATGATTGCATCACAAACACTGATGTTGGGCCAGGCTGAGATCATTGTAGCTGGTGGTATGGAATCAATGTCCAATGTACCATACTATCTTAAACGTGGTGGAACTCCCTATGGAGGGGTTAATATGATTGATGGTATTGTGCATGACGGTCTGTGGGATGTTTACAACAAGTTCCACATGGGTAATTGTGCCGAAAATACGGCTAAGAAAATGGGCATATCGCGCAAAGAGCAAGATGACTTCGCTATCAGCTCTTACAAGCGTTCGGCGCAAGCATGGGCTGATAAGGTTTTTGATGCTGAAATCGCCCCTGTTAAAATCCAACAAAAGAAGAAGGGAGAAATAATTATTTCTGAGGATGAGGAATTCAAACGAGTTAACTTTGATAAATTTGGACAGTTGACAACGGTGTTTCAGAGAGAGAACGGCACTGTAACAGCTGGAAATGCTTCGACATTGAACGATGGTGGTGCTGCTGTTGTTCTGATGACTGCTGATGCAGCCGAACGTTTAAAACTAAAACCTTTGGCTCGAATTGTTGGCTTCCAAGATGCTGAAACTGATCCAATTGACTTTCCTATTGCTCCAGCACTAGCTATTCCAAGGCTTCTTGAAAAAACTGGCATCCGAAAGGATGAAGTTGCAATGTGGGAAATTAATGAAGCCTTTGCATTAGTTGTTGCagctaatataaaaaaattggatgTTGATCCAGCAAAGGTTAACATCCACGGAGGTGCAGTTTCTCTGGGTCATCCAATTGGAATGTCTGGTGCTAGATTGATAGTTCATCTGTCACATTCCCTCAAAGCTGGAGAATATGGATGTGGTTCGATCTGTAATGGCGGTGGAGGTGCCTCATCAATTCTCATTCAGAAATTGTAA